In a single window of the Nilaparvata lugens isolate BPH chromosome 1, ASM1435652v1, whole genome shotgun sequence genome:
- the LOC111063574 gene encoding uncharacterized protein LOC111063574 isoform X2 gives MRLVLFVFTLLVFVCGILANIITTTTPKPLLRPGGKTAYRSVGGNSRRSRDVNGQPDKGHQRDEELKESGSDLHGVGSQSRRRGRDVSGMASVDQIPMGQDNRFSERDLSPHRWLHQGKNET, from the exons ATGAGACTAGTGTTGTTTGTTTTTACTCTATTGGTGTTTGTGTGTGGAATACTGGCTAATATTATAACTACTACAACACCAAAACCTCTATTGAGGCCAGGAGGAAAGACTGCTTATCGCTCTGTGGGTGGCAACTCCAGACGCAGTAGAGACGTAAATG GACAACCTGACAAAGGGCACCAAAGAGATGAAGAGCTAAAGGAATCAGGCAGTGATCTCCACGGTGTGGGCTCACAATCCAGACGGAGGGGCCGTGATGTTAGTGGGATGGCATCAGTCGACCAAATACCAATGGGCCAAGACAATCGATTCTCTGAACGAGACCTTTCTCCCCACAGATG
- the LOC111063574 gene encoding uncharacterized protein LOC111063574 isoform X3, with protein sequence MRIELLAISLLVFVSGILAGGIPPTSKPSPTSKGVNRGAIGATSRRSRDVNRGQPDKGHQRDEELKESGSDLHGVGSQSRRRGRDVSGMASVDQIPMGQDNRFSERDLSPHRWLHQGKNET encoded by the exons ATGAGAATAGAGCTGTTGGCGATCAGTCTACTGGTGTTTGTATCTGGGATATTGGCTGGAGGAATCCCACCGACATCAAAACCAAGTCCAACATCCAAAGGAGTTAATAGGGGTGCAATAGGTGCAACCTCAAGACGAAGCAGAGACGTAAATCGTG GACAACCTGACAAAGGGCACCAAAGAGATGAAGAGCTAAAGGAATCAGGCAGTGATCTCCACGGTGTGGGCTCACAATCCAGACGGAGGGGCCGTGATGTTAGTGGGATGGCATCAGTCGACCAAATACCAATGGGCCAAGACAATCGATTCTCTGAACGAGACCTTTCTCCCCACAGATG
- the LOC111063574 gene encoding uncharacterized protein LOC111063574 isoform X5: MRLVLLAFTLLLLVSGMLAKIITTPKPRSFPKKGWSAGGLSRRARDINAGQPDKGHQRDEELKESGSDLHGVGSQSRRRGRDVSGMASVDQIPMGQDNRFSERDLSPHRWLHQGKNET, encoded by the exons ATGAGGCTGGTACTGTTAGCGTTTACTTTACTTCTATTAGTGTCGGGAATGCTGGCAAAAATAATTACAACACCAAAACCAAGATCGTTTCCAAAAAAGGGTTGGTCTGCAGGAGGATTGTCGAGACGTGCCCGAGACATAAATGCTG GACAACCTGACAAAGGGCACCAAAGAGATGAAGAGCTAAAGGAATCAGGCAGTGATCTCCACGGTGTGGGCTCACAATCCAGACGGAGGGGCCGTGATGTTAGTGGGATGGCATCAGTCGACCAAATACCAATGGGCCAAGACAATCGATTCTCTGAACGAGACCTTTCTCCCCACAGATG
- the LOC111063574 gene encoding uncharacterized protein LOC111063574 isoform X4, producing MRLVLFACTLIVLFVSEILADTISTTPKPRIIDAHAYRSIGVHSRRSRNVNGQPDKGHQRDEELKESGSDLHGVGSQSRRRGRDVSGMASVDQIPMGQDNRFSERDLSPHRWLHQGKNET from the exons ATGAGACTAGTGCTGTTTGCGTGTACCctaattgtattatttgtgtCTGAAATACTGGCTGATACAATTTCAACAACACCAAAGCCCCGCATAATAGACGCACATGCGTATCGCTCTATAGGTGTACATTCTAGAAGGAGCAGGAACGTGAATG GACAACCTGACAAAGGGCACCAAAGAGATGAAGAGCTAAAGGAATCAGGCAGTGATCTCCACGGTGTGGGCTCACAATCCAGACGGAGGGGCCGTGATGTTAGTGGGATGGCATCAGTCGACCAAATACCAATGGGCCAAGACAATCGATTCTCTGAACGAGACCTTTCTCCCCACAGATG
- the LOC111063574 gene encoding uncharacterized protein LOC111063574 isoform X1, translating into MRLVLFVFTLLVFVCGILANIITTTTPKPLLRPGGKTAYRSVGGNSRRSRDVNGGQPDKGHQRDEELKESGSDLHGVGSQSRRRGRDVSGMASVDQIPMGQDNRFSERDLSPHRWLHQGKNET; encoded by the exons ATGAGACTAGTGTTGTTTGTTTTTACTCTATTGGTGTTTGTGTGTGGAATACTGGCTAATATTATAACTACTACAACACCAAAACCTCTATTGAGGCCAGGAGGAAAGACTGCTTATCGCTCTGTGGGTGGCAACTCCAGACGCAGTAGAGACGTAAATGGTG GACAACCTGACAAAGGGCACCAAAGAGATGAAGAGCTAAAGGAATCAGGCAGTGATCTCCACGGTGTGGGCTCACAATCCAGACGGAGGGGCCGTGATGTTAGTGGGATGGCATCAGTCGACCAAATACCAATGGGCCAAGACAATCGATTCTCTGAACGAGACCTTTCTCCCCACAGATG